The DNA region ACGGAGGACCTGCTGAAGATGCTGATAGGTCACGTGAGGGAGAGCATAGGGCCCATAGCTAAGCCCGACAGGATACAGTTTGCCCCCGGGCTGCCGAAGACCAGAAGTGGAAAGATAATGAGAAGGATACTGAGAAAGATAGCCCGCAATGAGGTGGATGATCTCGGGGATACATCCACACTGGCTGACCCCTCCGTGGTGGAGTCCCTTGTTAAGGAGAGAATTCAATAGAGTCTGTATATAAACAACAGTCATTTGTCATTCCGGACAATCTGGAATGACGGAATAACGACAACTGTTCGACTTTATACAAAAACTCTAAATAATCCATTAACCCCTTCATGATAAACAAAAGGGGGATATCGGCGATATCCCCCTTCCCTTTTTTTAAACACTGCAATATTTCCTATTTCTTCACAAACTGTTAAAATTATAATCTATACTTAGGGTCTGTCCATAAATTGTGTGTTGTCATTTCCCTGGACAGGCTGTGTCACAAATGTCATCCCTGGAATGAATTCGGGGCAGGGGATGTCAATTCCGATCAACAAGGAGGGTTTATGGTATGGAAGTAAAGAGAGAAAAAAACGTTGGTGGAAAGATCATGAGGCTTGTCAAGGGAGATATAACGGAAAGGGATACGGATGCAATCGTGAACGCTGCGAATTCCTATCTCAAGCACGGAGGAGGTGTGGCAGGTGCGATTGTGAGAAAGGGCGGCAAGGTAATCCAGGAAGAGAGTGACAGGATTGGTTTTGTACCCGTTGGCTCTGCAGTACTGACAACATCCGGTTCCCTGCCCTGCAAGGCGGTTATCCACACGGTGGGACCAAGAATGGGAGAGGGAAATGAGGACAGCAAGCTGAGAAAAGCCGTTCTCAGCAGCCTGAGGTTAGCCTCTGAGCAGGGCTTCAGGAGTATCTCCATGCCTGCAATCAGCTCCGGTATCTTCGGCTT from bacterium BMS3Abin08 includes:
- the ymdB gene encoding O-acetyl-ADP-ribose deacetylase yields the protein MEVKREKNVGGKIMRLVKGDITERDTDAIVNAANSYLKHGGGVAGAIVRKGGKVIQEESDRIGFVPVGSAVLTTSGSLPCKAVIHTVGPRMGEGNEDSKLRKAVLSSLRLASEQGFRSISMPAISSGIFGFPKDRCAKILTGESKRFLEDNKGTSLEVIEFCIYDDDTLGCFLSEFDAL
- the acsA_1 gene encoding acetyl-coenzyme A synthetase, which produces MLIGHVRESIGPIAKPDRIQFAPGLPKTRSGKIMRRILRKIARNEVDDLGDTSTLADPSVVESLVKERIQ